The region CGGTGTCCATTTCTAGGACCTCTGTACTTTCGCCGGACCATCTGTccaccttccatccatccctcGAACGCGCAGCagagagaaaattgaaatgtttgtcCGCCTGACAGCCGCATCCCAccctcgtggtcgtggtttgtGTCTCGCTTGTTGTGCTCGATCTTCACCTCCTTAACCCCGAAGACAATGTTGAAACACCTCGGCGGAGTGCGCGGCAGTACCTTATGcgtttccattccaccaaAGCAGCAGAAACCCTTGATCGTCGCTAGGatatcgcagcagcagcagcagcaacctcatACATCGCACCGGTCGGCGTTGGGGATGTTTGCCATTTCCATGCCACGGCATTTCCAACCCTCCCTGGAATCTCCCCCCTGGTACAGACGGTGCGACAGATTGATGTTAATTAGGTTTGTCGGGCCGAGCATCATTAACGGTCGACTTATGCAAATATGCCAACGATGTTTATCGCGCCCTCTCCTCCCCCTGCTCCAAACCGTGAGTCACGGGACGTAAGAAGGCAGGAAGGCTAGGAAGGGGGGCGATAAAAtgttggaaatttattttaattttcttccgATTTTTATGATCCTCGATGCGGCGCGGCGTGGCGCGGCGCTGTGTGGTGCGGCTCTAGTCGTATCGATCGGCCCTCCCTGGGCTTTTATGTGTCTATCTTGACACCCTCGGTCACCCGGATCGGTCGGTTTCGCAATCGATCCACGATCTGAAACACCATCGACCCAGCACGCTCCGCACGGCTCGGATCATCGATCGGCCCTGGCCATCGGGCCATGTCGCGCGCGGTTTCGAGGCGCAAATCAGAGCACATAATTAATTAACTTTACGTCCGATCGGGGTAAAGGTAGTGGGAAGCGTTGGGGGTCTCAAGATCGCGATTGATCTCGCAAGCAAGCCCGGCGGCCATGAGATTGGCGAGCTCGATCAGGGACTGCGGCGGACTGAGAGCCGGCTCGAGCATCGCAGTCCGGTGACAAATCGATGCCGtcggttggccaaaaataATCCATTTTTCGATGCCCATCCAGAGGTAGACGAGGAGTGTGATGAGGGTGCTTCCGgtgggacagagagagagacagaatgagagacaaaatgaaagagagggagagacggaGGTTTGCAAAAGCGATAGCGCGCTAGGatgcacgatgatgacgagagaTCAATCAACGGCCAACGGGTGCCCCAATCATTAGAATGATTGCCACCCTGATGCGGCTGggcctgggctgggctgggctggacCGAAAACTGGCTAGAACGGCCGATCACTGCGCCACCCTGCAGCTACTCATTACGCGACGCGATTATCGGAGCGGCTGgccagcaggaagcaggaggGCGTCACCAcatcaccacgaccacggcggtGAGCGGTGATCCGTCAAGGTGAAAGGCAACTCTGCCACACTCAAGCGTACGATCAATATTCATGAAGCCCATGATCACCTCGAAACTAATTGGTTGCTTCTAAGAGcgacgatcgtcgtcatcgtcatcgtcgttgtcggatTAGATCGCTTGGCCTCGTTGACTAGAACAGAGCACCtcctcgcctctctctctctctcttctgctctcgTCCATCACTCTGCGGTCAATTCGATTGGAATTCGGTTTCGCAGATTCCCTCCCGAGAAGGGGCCAGAAGTATGAAATATGATCCTTCGAGCGAACGATTCCCCTCTGACCTGACAGCTGACCAACGACGCTCGTTCGGATTCCGACGGGACACTCTTCTCCGAAGTGACCGTTCCGTCAGTACACGTAGAGAGGCCAGTAACTCGACCTCTGCCAGCGCCAcgaatcaccaccagcatggccTTGAACCGAGGCCTTCGGGCGTTGGATCGAAATTGGGTTTTTGTTGGAGGTGTCGCTTCGTAACGCATCaaaccgcacgcacgcaacgtgGACAGCGTGTAGGAATTTGTCAAGTCAAGTCATTCGTCAGGCTTTCCAGCACCGAACCAAATGCCGAACGCCGAAAATACACTTCGATCACGCCccaccgcggggggggggccttTGGTGTGGCGAATTATGGATGAAGGAGATCGATTCGCTTACGACGATCAACTGTGTCGACGTCTTCCACTTCTTCTACCGCTGCGTGTTTTTGGAAAGATGATCTACAGAGTCTCCagcccagggggggggggggggactcgGTTCGGTGTTTGGTGACAGTTTCCAGCGAAGGGCGCCCACGCCCATTGCCGGGGCCGGCCTTTGAGCGAGCttagaaaaatggtttccaatcaatcaatgtagaccaatcaatcaatgtaAAGAATCAATGAACCAAGAAGACACAGAACTGAACCCGAAACCTAAGCCGCACACAGGAGAGCTGAGGAGCCGAAGATCTGGCACATTTGGAAATGGGATGAGATGTGCACTCCCTTGGCCCACCAGGGCAGGTCCACCAGGGCTGGAACGAGTCCATCTCCGGGCAGGgaaggtgaaaagtgaaaagcacCGATTGGCTCCCCGTGGAATGGCTCCAGGTTGAGGGAACTTGTCATACTTGACGCTCCACAGTTCTCCCCAAAGGTAGTTTTGCCGCTGGAGTGGAGACCGCTAATCAGAGCGACCGAGCAAACGGAGCAACGGAGCAACGAAGAGGCCAACGCGGACGGGCGCTGTCATCTGGAGTGACGCGCGTTGCTGCGGTGCTTCAATTCAGCTGTCACGAAAATAGATACCCTTTCTAACGAGCGTCTTCCCTCGCGAGCGGCACCAAAGCACCGAATGCTTGGCTTCCGTTTGGGCTTCCAATTACTGCATGGCCACTGGGCCACTGGAAGGAGGAGTAGAGACGAGAGAAGAGGATTccaccgtaccgtgccgtgaTAAGTATCGTTTGAAGAAGGTGAATTCCTCGTCGCTGGTGACAGCTAACCAGACTTCTTGAGGGGTTTGTGGAACCTTCGAGCCAGCCAACTGGTTCACACATTCCTCGGTAAAACTGAAGACTCCCAaagtcggggggggggggggacctttTTTGCAACCTGCATGCCGCTTGTAGTCACTTGTTTTGCTCTTCCTCGCGGGAATTAATGATTCAATTAAAGGCTCCTAATCCTTAGCGACGCGTCTCTTCCTCTTGAAGAACTGGCCCCTGGGATGGCAACCAATCGGCAATGAGGaataaaaaaagcgaaaaacagaGTGAAAAACCTGGATTCCTGGAAGTGGAGCAATCGATGCGTCGTCTCGTTCGTCTATAACGTCTCAATTAAAGCTCCTCTGTTGTGACACAAACAGAGCGcgagagccttttttttttttgttccgcaGCGCAACAGCGCAAAGACACTCGGAGGACCGATTATCGATCACTTGCGATCGGTCCATCGGATGGCGGCAGCATCGGATGGAACGGAAGACGGATCGAGATCTGATAAGTCGGTGACGATCCGTCCCAAccgcggcgatggtggcgtcgGCCGTTTTGCTCCAATTTTGCTGATCAGCAGCTGCGGCGGCAACAGCGGCGTAGAAAGTGGCCGCTGGACGGTGACGCTTCAACTCACGCAAATCGGTCATCCCCCGGCGTCCAACTGTCCaacccttcccccgggggggggggggggcctcgACTTCTTCCATCCAAACCGCAAAGCCAGAGTCTTCGCGGTGCTGCTCGGCCTCGGTATCTAGTTTCCGGCGTATCGAATCGGATTCGtcggtttgatttatgtgcTCTCCACTCCGGCCACAAGCGTCCGTTTAGTCTGTCTCTCCGTCCGTCCAATCCGTCTCTTCGTTGGGTCATATCTTACTCGCAACTTGCGCTGgagtgatgctgttgctcctctTGCCGCCCAGTGGCAGTGCGTCGTCGGAAGATGAAAGCACGCCatcactcgtcgtcgtcgtcgtcattccCAGGATCCAGTTACCCAAAGGGAAGCTCAACCGGTCCCGGGGGCTAACGCCGTCAATCGACCACTGACGTGTAGTGTCTGTGACGTTGCCGACTCGAGTCTCCGTCACCGTTACTGCCGCTTACCGAGCGATGCGAACGGTCAGCCATTTTTCTCTGGCCAGTCTGACCAGCCGgccaaaaaacaagcaaaacaaaggcCATAGGCCCGTGGGCCCCGGGAAGCACAGAAGCCCAAAAATGTATCAAATTCTCACCGGCCACTGCATCGATCAACGACAGCCGGACCAGGAGCAGCGAATCCATCAACTCCCGAGGTCGCGAGGCCCTTCGCTggtgcctctgctgctgctgctgctgcgacgcaGTCACAGCAGGAGGGATGATCTGGCTTTGGTAGCGAACAAGCCCAGGGCACCGTAGATTTCGGGGAGATGTTCAGCCACCAGCAGGGAGCGCGATCTAATTCCCCAAACACGCCGAGGGAGCGTGGTATTAAAATGTCATCTCGCAATATTAGAGCTaaggggagagggaggatAGGAATGCTGGCATCGTTGTCGTGATCTGGGCTTCTGTTTGATCCGCTAGATAATGGAGTTAGCCCCCGAAAAACGagagacatagagagagagagagagagagagagagagagagagagagagagagagagagagagagagagagagagagagagagagagagagagatagctcACATAAACTATTGTGGGCGCGTGTCTTGGAGTATCGCCGTGAGTGTTGGAGTGAAGTGGATGACAATTTTCACCGTGGCCAAGCCAAACCGACCTCCACAGAAGATCCACGATCACGTCAATCCATTCCGAGACATTCGAAGAGATAATGGTTTTTGGATGCCGTGCGTTGccggcgctcgatcgatcctcAATCGAAACCGAGGCGATCGAGAGACTCATCCCTCACTCGACGGGAACTAACGAGGTACAACAGACTACCGCCCCCCCGTCCGGGGAACCACTCGGCGTCTCAGCCGTCAATTTCATCCTtcctcgcactctctctctctctctctctctctctctctatttctctgtCCACGTCGGTCTGCGGTCGTGCCCGCTGGCCAGGCGGAGGCCAAACATGTAAATGAACACCACACACTGTGTCACactgtgtccgtgtccgtgtgctgcagcagcagaagaagcagcagcggcagcagcttaAGCTCTGCAACACGACCCCGGGGATGAGGCTCCATTTGTTGACGGCCGGTCGGCTCGGCTCGGTAGCCGCTCGGTCGCTGCTCGGTCGCTCGAAATGGaactttcaattaaatttgattGTAGAAATTAGATACACTTTTAAACCAGAAAATGTCCATCACTCAATCAACTCTCGTGCTCCACCGCGGCTCTGGAATATAAGGAGCGCTGGCGGGCAGATGCTGTGAGCGCGGCATGGCGCGGCATGGATGATCACATGACACGACGAGCTACGACTcctcaggggggggggggggggggggagactcCTCTGGGACTTCACAGTGGCAAACAATGCGCCATCGTCGAGCTATCCCCTTTCCACAATATGCATACCCGAGAGACCAGaggctaatgatgatggtgatgctgaagaagaagaagaagatgatgatgatgatgatgatgatgtcggtACCGCCTTACCGATTGGCCATATCACTGCCACTAACCATCCCGGCGCGATCGCGAGGACCTCGACGAACCAGTAATTCAATACTCACTCGgctccctccccaaaaaataaGTGCACGAGTCACCCCGAGtaggtggcgtggcgtgaggAGTAGCGACGAGGTAATAGACGTCGAAGATGGATTAGTTtggttcgcaaaaaaaacaaaatacaccGAAAGATTTTGGAAATGTATCACATTTTCTCTTCTCAAGCGTCAGCTTCTTCGGTCAACCCGATCGACCGAGGTTTGACCACTTTTTTGCGGTCAGCTATGAGACCTCTCTAGACCTTGCCGGCTGAACGTAGACGTTTGGTTTCGTGGAATTTGGTTACGAATGTGTGTGTTCGAGTGGCACGTTCACCGGGATGGATGGCTCTGACGGTGGATCCTCCGGAATCCGGACAACAATTCGATTAGGAAGAGACCCGTCCCGTGTACGTGACCACCGAATTTGGCTGCCCCAAATGACTGGAGACTGGAGACTGGCGGCTGGTTGGAACTGGTTCTCCCGCTGTCTCGGCACCCCGGCAGtaatcaatcatcatttcatcacGAGGTTAGCACGAGCTCTTCACTGTTACGGGTAGCTTGGTTAGTGTTCGGTGTGTTAGCGATGCTTGTGCTCATAAGTTAAGACTCTAGGAAGCCCTCAAAAACTCGTCCAACTGCATATCCAATTCCAACAAATTCCTTCCAACCGTTTTCCTCCAAATAACTTCGGTCGCAAATTGGGCCCCCATGGCGGACAGACAGCGAGGGACAGAGCAGCTCGATGCATGCTCGACAATTCAAAGACAATcccagcacacagcacagaggGGACACCATCGCTATGACATCGCCCGGGTGGCCCGGACGACTCTTCCCGCCGACGACTCCTCGCACTCCGCACGCTGGCCATCTGATCACTGTCGGATCCCCTGTCGCTAGTGCATGACTCGTAAtgattatttatatttattcatAATGGAAATCGGTGCTCCCAGCCCCAGCCACCCTTCGCCAGTAGTGATCGCACGTGCTTGCGAGCGCCAATCCTGCCGCGAGGGCCCACCCCATTAGAATCGATACTCCTCGACCGCTTCCTTGGCGGTCCCGGGGTTCATGTTGTCGACGTCGCTCGTcgcagctcgtcgtcgtcatgacGTTTCCGCGAAACTCGCGcgcctccagccagccagccagccagccagccagccagctggcacGGTTAGGCGGACTCGCGCTCGCCCTGCTCTCGATTAACTTCATCATTCGCTGCTCCTCGTCggtccagcaacagcaggcggcGCACGTCCATGCAGATGGTTGAGCTAGTTGGCGGTGACTTcgactccaactccaacagcGGTGATGTACCCATTCGCAACAAAGCGGTTCGGTAATAAGTTGGATtcgcatttatttatttatagtTTTTGTCTCACTCTTCACACTGTCTCCCTGTCCcttcctctatctctctctctcttgctcacCCCCTTTGGGAGCATTGTTTTGGATCGGATTCCGTTCGGATTCGATGGCGAGTCAGACGTCAACCGCGAGCTCGAGCGGGCCGTCCATGGCcgttatttattattttcaaatcaaatttataTCAATTTTCTGTCCTTCCACCCGGATGAGGATGGTGGAGAGCACGATGCatgagggggagaggggagtgGGGGGATGAAAATTGCAAGGCGGGCTAGTGCAAGGCAAGCGAACACGCTTCGCCTATTTATTAGGCGCCATTAGTGGTGGAAATGCAAGGCCTGTCTGGTGGACTGTGTAACGGATTGCCGTACGGTACGGAGTTGGATTGTGGTTGCGCAATCGAAGAGAAATCCACCGAGGACAGTTCTTCGACGGGGTGGCGGCGGAGatcggagagtttttttttcggatcgCGCCAGTCTGGCAGTTGCCATACAATCTGGAGTTCGTTAATGAAGTTCGCAGGTTATTTGAGGGACACTTTTCAGACTAATCAGTATTTTTTCTTATGGGAAAAATACAAGCACATCCTTTTGAACCACATAACTACCTCATTTAGAGGAAACATCTTCATCTCGCAAGCCTCTGTTAATGTAGCACCACAAAACGAATCCATCTTAACCATATCAGTGTATCTTCGAAAACTCCTCTACAAGACTGTCTTCATCTGGTTTACTTTTTGGGGCAAAGGGGCCCCACATTATTCGATCGCACGGAGATCACCGCAGATAATGATCGCATATCACGATTCCCATTTTGCGCCATTTGTCGACGCCATCAGTCGAGAGACCAGTCGTAATCGTAGTATttgaccaccagcacacgcTGGTGTTGCATTGCCGGTTCCGTGACGAATCTCAACTCAAGTCAAACACACTGCCAGGCATTGATCCACATTTCTCCGCTCTCGAAGGTCTCGGGAGGTCCGTGCCGGGCATCCGGGAGCTCGCGTGGATGAAGAAAGTCCGAACGGGACGATGTCGTCGGAACGTCGGCCCGTCGGGGGGGATGCCGCGTGGTTTTGTGAAGTGGACAGCAAACACAGCGCTGCGCCACAGCACGCGATCCACGCGCGAGTTGGCAAAAGGGGGTTGGAGGTTTGCTCGATTTGAAAACTGTctcgaaaagcgaaacgagagaaggagagcgagggagggagagagacatgACGTGGGGCTTAGAAAATAACCATCAAACTGCCCACCTCCCACCCGCTCGAGCGCTCCACTCGGAGGTTGTTGGCAAAGACGGGCACCCACGTGCCATGGTCGTGCGCCGTTGCCGCCACTGCCAAGATGCCACGTTCGAGGTGAGCAAATAATGGGTTTTCATAAAAGGAAATCTGGAgcggcaaaaagaaaatgcgcCAGCGGTGTGCTCCCCACTCTtcctggctctctctctctcacacacgcTACGTCACTTtgtgtctcgctctctcttgcaATCTGTCGGAGTAGCAGGACACTAGCTGGAGGTCTTTGTCTTAGGTGCCATTTCCGCTTCAGGttggatgcagcagcaactacggcactgcctgtgcaccatcatcatcaccatcatcatcatcatcatcctcgtgcCCTTCGTGATAGGAGAAAGGGTGGTTGCGTTGGTCTGGCTCGCTGGCGGTCTTTTTGATTAACATTCCTCACCGATCGAAGCAGCCACAGAGGGCACGAGCCCACCAGCCACCTATGATGAGCAACCGCACCACTCATCCCGGGGGCccgtcgttggcgttggcgaaTGGTGACTCCCGGGCGATGTCCACTAGACAATATCAAACGATGATGGCAAGTCCAATATTTGCTCGGACGCCAGACGGCCCTTTGGTTCGGGCGGCCCTCCAGTGCCGGTGACAATCTGGGTCGCGAACTGACAATTGTCCCCTCCTCAATACAAGTCCATTGTGTTTGGTCCGTGGCGTGTGCTGGAGTGGAGCTgggttcttctgcttctcgtttCTGCTGTCTTTCCGAGGGGCGACCAAGGGAAAATGAATGACTCAATTAGAGGCCACTAACCACATCTCTCTTTTCCAcattctttcttccttttcttccctaGATCCCCaagacggtggcggtggtaccaCACCAGCAGGGAAGACGACGGATGCGGCACGAGTGACGTGCGCAAGATGCGAGAAAAGGATCACTCACCGCGTAAGATGCTGCCAAGTCCCAAGCAAGGCGCGGTCTATCCGCTGCTCGGTCTCGGTTCCACCGGTCTGCCGGCCCCGTTCGATCTCTCGCTCGTCAACCGTTCGTCCTCCTCGAATCtgctgcaccaacagcagcaacaccagcagagCCTCACCGAGCAGCCGCTCGATCTGCGGGTCGAGCGCAAGAAGTCATCGaatgcaggtggtggtggcggatgcAGCACCACCTCGACCTCGGCCTCGTCCGACGATGAAACGACGGATCCACCGCGGGCTAGCTCGACCGAGAGCAAACCGGGCAGTGGGAGCCATGTGATATGCTTCAAtgatagcaacaacaacaacaacaatctgaacaacaataacaacaaccaccaccatcatcatcaccgcaagTCCTCACCGTCCGATAGCAATAAGAGTCCGAGTCCGACGaaccatctgcagcagcaacagcagcaccacaacaacaacaaccatcacaacaaccaccataatcatcatcgtcagcacaatagcaacaacaacaaccataatcaccacaacaacaacaacaacaacaacaacaacaacagtgcaaagtacaccaacaacaaccacatcaACATCAAGGACGAGTTCCGAATATCGAACATgggcaaccatcaccatcacgggtCGTCGGGGTTGTTTGCGGCGCCCGGTCTTAATCCACTGATGCTGGAAGCGATCGCAAAGGCGGGCCTCCCgctaccgtaccgtaccggttcGTTCCTGCCACCCCGCTCGCCCGTCTCCTACGATCTGCAGCGGCTAAAGGAACGGGAAGCACTCGCGGCCGGACTGTCCCAGTTGCGCCAGAATGCGGCCGCAGCGGCTAACGGCGGTGCGGCGAACGtgctgaacaacaacaacaacaacaactccaaCATCAACCACAATctaccggccggtggtggcggcactgGCGGCGGTGGAGCCGTTCCCGGAGCCGTGCACGGCAAGAACAAGGACCGGTACGCGTGCAAGTTCTGCGGCAAGGTGTTTCCCCGGTCGGCCAATTTGACGCGCCACCTGCGTACGCACACCGGCGAGCAACCGTACAAGTGTAAGTACTGCGAGCGTTcgttctcgatctcgagcaaCCTGCAGCGCCACGTCCGGAACATCCACAACAAGGAGCGACCGTTCAAGTGTGCCCTGTGCGAGCGGTGCTTCGGACAGCAGACGAACCTCGATCGGCACCTGAAGAAACACGAGGCGGATGCGGCCGGGCTGGGGTTGGGGTTGGATGAGCGGCTACGTTCGGCCCGCCGGAACTCCCGCGGTATTCCGGAGGATTCGTACTTTGAGGAGATCCGCTCGTTTATGGGGAAGGTGACGCAGCTACCGATACCGTTGCGattgcagcaccaacagcagcagcagcagcagcagcagcagcaacagcaacatcctcCGGCGGCGCAAGCCCTGTCGAGTCCTTCGAGTGATGGTGGTCCTTATGGGCGGCGGCAGGATCTCGTGTCGCAGCACGATACCCACTCGTCCCGCAGTGCAACACCGTCGGATGAGGACGAACCGGTGTCACCGGCCGgtagttccggttccggtcatCAGTTGGAGCTGGACGACATCAAGATGGAGACGAACAACAACGATGAGGATGGTGACGGTGAGCCGTTACAGGTCACCTGACGGGTGACGGTCTGCtaggcggtggcgatggcgattggcGGCCTTCGCGGACGAGATCCTGCAAGATTGGTTCCTTCGACAGTATTCTCATACTCGTTCTCTAGCTGTTATAATCTCCTCGGTGGACACACGTGCAAGCGatcggcaacggcagcagcagaagcagcaacagcagcagcggtggttgATGTACAAATAATCTATCGGTTTCCGGGATACAATGAAAAGTAGATCCAATTCCGGTCATTGCTATCGACAGGTACTACTCTTGCACACTGAATGTCCTTCCTTATCGCGGGCTCTACCGGTAGTGTATTCATGGGAGATAGATCTACTATAGATAGTCTCGACAAGTAGTAGCTTCTAGAGATCCTTGGAGCGGCATTTGTCTTAAGATAATGCGACTAGCGGGGGTTCCTTTACATCAAGCGATAAATACTCCGCACTCTAGCTGTATGTACTTTTCACGCTTCATATCGCCTCTCCCGTCCGGGGGCGTCTTCAAATACTCTTCCGATGTTACTGTAGCAGTTGCCATACTTGCCTCGTTTTGactagtgttttttttttcgtttcgattcgatttcgattatGTGTTACTCCATTTTATCTATCCACTACCTTTTACTACTCCACGCGTGCTCCTTTGCGAGCCCAATCAACCTGTAAGGGAGTTAGACTTACTTCTAGAACACGCGAAACCTTAGCGAGGGTGTTACACATAACGACAGCAAAATGGTACTCAAAAGTTCAACCAAAGCCAAATGAAACCTGCTCGCGATTGCCCGTAGCGTGGAGAATCGAAACCTGGAAAGGATGCTGTCCGCGCTGCACCCCCACGCACCACGGAACGCACCCGAGCGGTTCCTCGGGAATGAGCGCGAGGAAATATGTATGTAAAGTGTTGAGTGTATTGTTGAGTTTTAGTTCTTTCGTAGAAGTTGTAATACTAGTGGTAGCATTATGGGAAGTAGCAGTAGTTAGCGCGAGTGTGTTATGTTGACGCGGAAGCTTAGACTTTAGGTTGTTAATTAGTGTAAGACCCGTTTTACGGCGAAACCGACTCGCAAGCGCAAATTAATTGGCAGATGCAAACTGCAAGGCAGTCAGGCGTTAAAGCGTCACTTTTCTGGGGGATTTGGGCGGTCAAAA is a window of Anopheles aquasalis chromosome 2, idAnoAquaMG_Q_19, whole genome shotgun sequence DNA encoding:
- the LOC126570622 gene encoding uncharacterized protein DDB_G0292186-like, encoding MREKDHSPRKMLPSPKQGAVYPLLGLGSTGLPAPFDLSLVNRSSSSNLLHQQQQHQQSLTEQPLDLRVERKKSSNAGGGGGCSTTSTSASSDDETTDPPRASSTESKPGSGSHVICFNDSNNNNNNLNNNNNNHHHHHHRKSSPSDSNKSPSPTNHLQQQQQHHNNNNHHNNHHNHHRQHNSNNNNHNHHNNNNNNNNNNSAKYTNNNHINIKDEFRISNMGNHHHHGSSGLFAAPGLNPLMLEAIAKAGLPLPYRTGSFLPPRSPVSYDLQRLKEREALAAGLSQLRQNAAAAANGGAANVLNNNNNNNSNINHNLPAGGGGTGGGGAVPGAVHGKNKDRYACKFCGKVFPRSANLTRHLRTHTGEQPYKCKYCERSFSISSNLQRHVRNIHNKERPFKCALCERCFGQQTNLDRHLKKHEADAAGLGLGLDERLRSARRNSRGIPEDSYFEEIRSFMGKVTQLPIPLRLQHQQQQQQQQQQQQQHPPAAQALSSPSSDGGPYGRRQDLVSQHDTHSSRSATPSDEDEPVSPAGSSGSGHQLELDDIKMETNNNDEDGDGEPLQVT